The Streptomyces sp. SS1-1 genome has a segment encoding these proteins:
- a CDS encoding helix-turn-helix transcriptional regulator gives MAIAKAERLMNLALCLLGTRRPLSKRELRESLEAYLEAGSDDSFNRMFERDKDDLRELGLVIETVENLDGEVGYLARRDSNRLPPITLDAEEAAALGLAAKVWQQARLAGAASGALQKLRAAGLPEDVDPYEPHSALEPRIPVHEAAFEPLMLACRDRRPVMFDYRKATAAHPEPRHVEPWALECWRGHWYLAGWDRDRGAERVFRLSRITGRVRSRGGRFTAEVPDVVTVRETVASWAGEIADRSALIRLRAGSGYPLRAKATSVRELGDGWDELEIPYGHGLDAWLVEFGPDVVVLEPAELRADVVDRLRAVAKG, from the coding sequence ATGGCCATTGCCAAGGCCGAGCGGCTCATGAATCTGGCGCTGTGTCTGCTCGGGACGCGGCGGCCACTGAGCAAGCGCGAGCTGCGTGAGTCCCTCGAGGCCTACCTGGAAGCGGGCTCCGACGACTCCTTCAACCGGATGTTCGAGCGCGACAAGGACGATCTGCGCGAGCTGGGCCTGGTCATCGAGACCGTGGAGAACCTGGACGGCGAGGTCGGCTACCTGGCCCGTCGTGACAGCAACCGGCTGCCGCCGATCACCCTGGACGCCGAGGAGGCCGCCGCGCTGGGGCTGGCCGCGAAGGTGTGGCAGCAGGCCCGGCTGGCGGGCGCGGCGAGCGGCGCCCTGCAGAAGCTGCGCGCGGCCGGCCTGCCGGAGGACGTCGACCCCTACGAGCCGCACAGCGCCCTGGAGCCCCGGATCCCGGTGCACGAGGCGGCCTTCGAGCCGCTGATGCTGGCCTGCCGGGACCGGCGGCCGGTCATGTTCGACTACCGCAAGGCCACCGCGGCGCACCCGGAGCCCCGGCATGTGGAGCCGTGGGCGCTGGAGTGCTGGCGCGGCCACTGGTATCTGGCGGGCTGGGACCGCGACCGGGGCGCCGAGCGGGTGTTCCGGCTGTCCCGGATCACGGGGAGGGTGCGCAGCCGCGGCGGCCGTTTCACCGCCGAGGTGCCCGACGTGGTGACCGTGCGGGAGACCGTGGCGAGCTGGGCGGGGGAGATCGCCGACCGGTCCGCGCTGATCCGGCTGCGCGCGGGCTCCGGGTACCCCCTTCGGGCGAAGGCCACCTCTGTCCGGGAACTCGGGGACGGCTGGGACGAGTTGGAGATTCCGTACGGCCACGGGCTGGACGCCTGGCTGGTGGAGTTCGGACCGGACGTGGTGGTGCTCGAGCCCGCCGAGCTGCGGGCCGATGTGGTGGACCGGCTGCGTGCCGTGGCCAAGGGCTGA